In a genomic window of bacterium:
- a CDS encoding molybdopterin-dependent oxidoreductase — MADKATPAAPEWKSTACILCECNCGIEVQLGGPDGRRFTKIRGDDAHPASQGYACEKPLRLDYYQNGAHRLTRPLRRRADGGFEEIDWDTAIREVAARFAEIRDTHGGESIFYYGGGGQGNHLPGAYGRSTRAVLGSIHRSSALAQEKTGEFWVADKMMGGYTRADFEHCEVALFLGKNPWFSHSIPRARVTLRAIAKDPARCLVVVDPRRTETAELADVHLQVKPGTDAWLLAAMVAVLVEEDLVAHEWLGAHADGLADVLPHFASLSVADYCAACGVPEELVRTTTRRLAQASSVATFEDLGVQMNRHSTLVSYLHKLLVFLTGNFGKQGAAYVPTPFMPLAGGKEGGGGAPRRTPVTGARIIGGLTPCNVIPEEILTDHPKRFRALLVESGNPAHSLADSARMREALAALDLVVVIDVAFTETARLADYVLPVASQYEKAEATFFNFEFPHNYFHVRKALLPPLPGLFSEAELHARLVEALGAMPTDAVAALRGAWAHGRVPFREKFFELAGTSPQLIAIAPAVLYRAIGDLLPEGLGEAAAVWALAHIAAQRQAASLARAGFGGNPMDAGDALFDALLAGPSAVVFAVDEWDQTLSRLRTPNGRVQLAIPELFAELDGLAGETPPGPTAEFPLLLSAGERRSFTANTIMRNPEWRKKDRGGALRMHPDDARRFGVADGGRLRLSTRRGSAEVDVELSDRMQTGHVALPNGLGLAFPDAQGGQVTAGVAPNDLTRCEDRDWVAGTPWHKSTPARVEAL, encoded by the coding sequence ATGGCAGACAAGGCCACCCCCGCCGCACCCGAGTGGAAGTCCACCGCCTGCATCCTCTGCGAGTGCAACTGCGGCATCGAGGTTCAGCTGGGCGGCCCCGATGGCCGGCGCTTCACGAAGATCCGCGGCGACGACGCCCACCCCGCCTCGCAGGGCTACGCCTGTGAGAAGCCGCTGCGCCTCGACTACTACCAGAACGGCGCCCACCGGCTGACCAGGCCCCTGCGGCGCCGTGCCGACGGCGGCTTCGAGGAGATCGACTGGGACACCGCGATCCGCGAGGTCGCCGCGCGCTTCGCCGAGATCCGCGACACCCACGGCGGCGAGTCGATCTTCTATTACGGCGGCGGCGGACAGGGGAACCATCTCCCGGGCGCGTACGGGCGCAGCACGCGCGCCGTCCTCGGCTCGATCCATCGCTCGAGCGCGCTGGCGCAGGAGAAGACGGGCGAGTTCTGGGTCGCCGACAAGATGATGGGCGGCTACACCCGCGCCGACTTCGAGCACTGCGAGGTCGCGCTCTTCCTCGGTAAGAACCCGTGGTTCTCGCACAGCATCCCGCGCGCCCGCGTCACGCTGCGCGCGATCGCCAAGGATCCGGCGCGCTGCCTCGTGGTCGTCGACCCGCGCCGCACCGAGACCGCCGAGCTGGCCGACGTCCACCTCCAGGTGAAGCCCGGCACCGACGCGTGGCTGCTGGCGGCGATGGTCGCCGTCCTGGTCGAGGAGGATCTCGTCGCGCACGAGTGGCTCGGCGCCCACGCCGACGGCCTCGCCGACGTCCTGCCGCACTTCGCGTCGCTGTCCGTTGCCGACTACTGCGCCGCGTGCGGCGTGCCCGAGGAGCTCGTGCGCACCACCACGCGCCGCCTCGCCCAGGCGTCCAGCGTCGCGACGTTCGAGGATCTCGGCGTGCAGATGAATCGGCACTCGACGCTGGTCTCGTACCTGCACAAGCTGCTCGTCTTCCTCACCGGCAACTTCGGCAAGCAGGGCGCCGCCTACGTCCCGACGCCGTTCATGCCGCTCGCCGGCGGCAAGGAGGGCGGCGGCGGCGCGCCGCGGCGCACGCCGGTGACGGGCGCGCGCATCATCGGCGGCCTCACGCCGTGCAACGTCATCCCCGAGGAGATCCTCACCGACCACCCGAAGCGCTTCCGCGCGCTCCTCGTCGAGAGCGGCAACCCCGCCCACTCGCTCGCCGACAGCGCGCGCATGCGCGAGGCGCTCGCGGCGCTCGACCTCGTCGTCGTGATCGACGTCGCCTTCACCGAGACCGCACGCCTCGCGGACTATGTGCTGCCGGTCGCGAGCCAGTACGAGAAGGCCGAGGCGACCTTCTTCAACTTCGAGTTCCCGCACAACTACTTCCACGTGCGCAAGGCGCTGCTGCCGCCCCTGCCCGGCCTCTTCTCGGAGGCCGAGCTGCATGCACGACTCGTCGAAGCGCTCGGCGCCATGCCCACCGACGCCGTCGCCGCGCTGCGGGGCGCATGGGCCCACGGCCGGGTGCCCTTCCGCGAGAAGTTCTTCGAGCTGGCCGGCACGAGCCCGCAGCTGATCGCGATCGCGCCCGCCGTGCTCTACCGCGCCATCGGCGACCTCCTTCCCGAGGGGCTCGGCGAAGCGGCGGCCGTGTGGGCGCTCGCACACATCGCGGCACAGCGGCAGGCGGCGTCGCTGGCGCGCGCCGGCTTCGGCGGCAACCCGATGGACGCGGGCGACGCGCTCTTCGACGCGCTGCTGGCGGGACCGAGCGCCGTCGTCTTCGCCGTCGACGAATGGGACCAGACGCTGTCGCGGCTGCGCACGCCGAACGGCCGCGTCCAGCTGGCGATCCCCGAGCTGTTCGCGGAGTTGGACGGCCTCGCCGGCGAGACCCCGCCCGGACCGACCGCGGAGTTCCCGCTGCTGCTCTCCGCCGGCGAGCGACGGTCGTTCACGGCGAACACGATCATGCGCAACCCCGAGTGGAGGAAGAAGGACCGCGGCGGCGCCTTGCGCATGCATCCCGACGACGCCAGGCGCTTCGGCGTCGCCGACGGCGGGCGCCTGCGCCTGTCGACCAGGCGCGGCAGCGCCGAGGTCGACGTCGAGCTCTCGGACCGCATGCAGACGGGGCACGTCGCGCTGCCGAACGGCCTCGGCCTCGCCTTCCCCGACGCGCAGGGCGGCCAGGTCACCGCGGGCGTGGCGCCGAACGACCTGACCCGCTGCGAGGACCGCGACTGGGTGGCCGGTACGCCGTGGCACAAGAGCACACCGGCCCGGGTCGAGGCGCTCTAG
- a CDS encoding helix-turn-helix transcriptional regulator produces MGRTSFADMNCGIGRALEVIGDWWSLLVVRDAFFGARRFGDFQKSLGIARNVLAARLQHLVDHGVFERVDVGTTGLRWEYRLTAKGEDLLTVLTALREWSDAWVFGRGNEPLVLHDRRTGKRVPRLRMTDADGRALCRRDIRAVAGPGASAQTRRRLTPRARGDEAATAPSPGTRTAARR; encoded by the coding sequence ATGGGGCGGACCAGCTTCGCGGACATGAACTGCGGCATCGGCCGCGCGCTCGAGGTCATCGGCGACTGGTGGAGTCTCCTCGTCGTGCGTGACGCGTTCTTCGGCGCCCGCCGCTTCGGCGACTTCCAGAAGAGCCTCGGCATCGCCCGCAACGTCCTCGCGGCGCGCCTCCAGCACCTCGTCGACCACGGGGTGTTCGAGCGCGTCGACGTCGGCACTACGGGGCTGCGCTGGGAGTATCGCCTGACGGCGAAGGGCGAGGATCTGCTCACCGTTCTCACCGCGCTGCGCGAGTGGTCCGACGCCTGGGTCTTCGGCCGCGGCAACGAGCCGCTCGTCCTCCACGACCGCCGCACGGGGAAGCGCGTCCCGCGCCTGCGGATGACCGACGCCGACGGCCGGGCGTTGTGCCGCCGCGACATCCGCGCGGTCGCGGGGCCCGGCGCGTCGGCGCAGACGCGCCGCCGGCTCACGCCGCGCGCCCGGGGCGACGAGGCGGCTACTGCACCTTCACCGGGAACGCGAACGGCAGCTCGCCGCTGA